The sequence GTAGGGCTTGTAGGGGTCGAGTTTGTTCGGCCGCGGGGCGCGGGGGCCGTAGCGCGGCGGCCCGGTCTGGAGGAGCCATTTGTGCACCCTCTTACGGTCAAACCCGGTGAGCTCCGCGATGTCGGTGATCGACAGGCCTTGCCGGCGCATCTCGCGAATCTCGTCCACGTCCTCACCTCGCAGCAGTCGGGCCACCTCCTCCTCGCTACGGATTTGGTGACCATGATTCTGTTGAGGTGGGGACTTTTACCTCGGCGTTATGGGGAGTTTAGCACCGGCGCTGACAGTCCCGGGCCCAAGAGCTCTCTGCCACAGCCGCCGCCCCGCAGAAAACGCCTCCACAACCATCGTTCCGTTTTCCCGTTTCCGTACAAGACCGATACGGTCCCCGCTGCGGGAGACGTGAAGGGAAGCAAGGCGCGAGGCCTCGCGGGGATGACCTGCAATACAGCCCCGTCACGCAACCTGAGAAGGATAAGGCCATGCGGGAGGTCCCACGAAGGGTGCGGCAGACCCGTCTGTGGGTCGCGGTAGGCGGCCATCCAGGTGGCCGCACGCACCACAAGCCCGCGGTAGAGGGACTTGACGAACTCCACCTCGCGGGAGCTGTGGAAGTGGCGCCACAGGCAGAAATGGAAGAAGCGACGCGTCACCTAGGCGTGACCGGCGGAGGTGAGGGCATCGGCCACCAGTGCACCGTCCCGCGGCCAGACTTGGGCGTGGGTGTCGCGGGCGTATCCGGGCCTCACACAACGCGCTCAGGACACAGGATCAATACTGCGTCCCCGTCCCAGGCTCATCCCGCCCGACTCATCCCATCTCGGCCTCCGGGTGGGCGATGCCAGGCCTGGGAGCCACGGCCGCCGCCCGCCGGCGCTCCAGGTCCTGCCGTACAGCCGCGAGCACTCCCTCCCAGGGAATGAGGCGGGAGGCCTGCTCATCCCGTGCCTTCAGCTCCACCCCGCCCTGCCGCAGCGTCCGCCCGCTCACGGTCAGCCGCAGCGGCAGGCCGATCAGGTCGGCGTCGGTGAACTTCACCCCGGCGCTCCCCTCCCGGTCGTCGTAGAGGACCTCCACCCCGGCCTCTGTCAGTGTGACGTAGAGCTCATCGGATCGTGCGGCCACCTCCGGCTCCCGTCCGGCCAGGCGCACCAGGTGGACTTCGTAGGGGGCGACGCTTGCGGGCCAGCGCAGTCCTGATGAGTCGTGGTGAGCCTCAGCAAGACACTCCAGGAGCCGGCCGATGTCGATCCCACATGACCCCATGACCACGGGGTGACGTTGCCCTTCCGCGTCGACGTAGTAGGCTCCGAGGGCCTGCGTGAGGTGGGCGCCCGGCGGTCGGATGTGGCCGACCTCCACGCCCTGCACCAGGCGCAGCGCCTGCCCGCAGCGGACGCAGGGAGCTCCCTCCTGGACCTCCACCAGATCCACCACGGCGTCGGGGAGGAAGTCCCGGCCCACGTTCACGTTGCGCAGGTGGAAACCCTCCCGGTTGGCCCCCGCGACCAGGTTGGCCGAGGCGGCCACCAGGTCATCCACTACCACCAGTACGGAGCCGCGGGCCAGGCCGACCGGGGAGGCATAGCCGGGCACCGCGCCGGCGGCGCGGATGGTCTCAGCGGCGGCAGGCCGCAGCCGGCGGGCCCCGATGGCGCGGGCGAGCTTTCCCTCGTCCAGGCTCATGTCCCCCCGGACGATCCCCATGACCAGGACCTCGCGCGTCTCCCCCACGCCTTCTCCCGGAACCGTAGCCTGGTAGAGCACCACCTTGGCTGTGCGGCTGGGAGGGACGCCCAGGACCTGCGCCAGGGCGGCGATGGTCTCGGCGTGCGGCGTGGCCACAGGCTCCGCCGGCCTGGGGGCTTCCGGCTGGGGGATGGGCTTGGCGCAGCGGGCCGCCCGGCGGGTGGCGGCGTACCCGCAGCGGTCGCAGAGGACCACTGTCTCCTCTCCTATCTCCGTCAGGTAGACGAAGGCACGCCCTCTGCTCTCCCCGGTCATCTCCCCATTGGCGGCCACGGCAATGACCCCTGGCAGGCCCACGCGGCGGAAGAGGCGGTCGCAGGCCCAGAAGAGCTGTGGATGCTGCCTTTCCAGCCCCGCCTCGTCGGCATCCAGGGTGGCGGCCTCCACCACGGCCGCCTCCCCGGTGCGCAGCGGCCCGCCGGGCCCGGGGGAGTCACCTCCGGGCCCGGTGCGGATCCGATAGAGCAGCCGCGGGAGCTGCCGGTAGGAGTGGACCTCGCTTTGCGCCAGGCGGGCCACCGCCTCCTCGAATGGGGCAGGCAGCGGCAGCACCACTTCCTGCCCGCCGATGGCCTCCAGCTCCCCTCGGAGAACCTGCTCGATCCTGCGGATGACGCGCACGCCCAGCGGCAGGTAGCCGAAGGTGGCAGCAGCCAGCGGGCGGACGTACCCCGCCCGCAGCAGCAGGCGGTAGCTTTCCAGTCGCACCTCGGCGGGTGCCGCCCGCAGCGTCTGGCCGAAGAGCCGGGACATGCGCACCGGCCGCCTCCAGCCTCAGTAGGCCCGCGCGTAGTACACCGTGGCCCCAGCCGGCATGCCGCAGACCACGCAGGCCCCCGTCGGCCGGTCGTCCAGGGGGATGACCCGGGGCGAGGCTCCGGAGCGCTCGCGGAGGGTCTCCTCGCAGGAGGGCATCTCGCACCACCCCACGCGGACGAACCCGCGGCGCGCTTCGATCAGGGCGGCGACTTCGTCCACCGTCTGAGCATCGGAGATGTGCTCTTGCAGGAAGCGCCGCGCGCGGGCCATCAGCTCGTCCTGAATCTCCCGCAGGATACGCTCTACGGTGGCGGGCAGTCCATCCAGCGAGACCGCCTCCCTGGCCAGGCCGGTGCGTCGCACCAGCACCACCTGGTTCTGTGCCACATCCCGCGGTCCGATCTCCACCCGCAGGGGGACGCCGCGCATCTCCCACTCGTTGAACTTCCACCCCGGGGTGTACTGGTCCCGGTCGTCCAGCTTCACCCGGAACCGCTCCCCCAGCTGCGCCGCCAGGGCGGCGGCGCGCTCCTGTACCGCCGCCCCGTCCCGTCCCGGGATGGGGACGATGACCACCTGGTAGGGGGCGATCTGCGGGGGCAGGACCAGGCCCCGGTCGTCGCCGTGGGCCATGATCAGCGCGCCGATGATCCGGGTGGAGATGGCCCAGGAGGTGGTCCAGACGTACTTCTCCTGGTTGTCCTCATCCAGGAACTTGACATTGAAGGCGCGGCCGAAGTTCTGCCCCAGGAAGTGTGTGGTCCCGGCCTGGATGGCCTGGCCGTCGGGCATCAGTGCCTCCAGGGTGTAGGTCCAGTCCGCGCCGGCGAAGCGCTCGCTCGGGGGCTTGCGGCCAACCAGGAGGGGGATGGCCAGGACGTTCTCCACGAACTCCTTGTAGATCCCCAGGATGAGGCGGCACTCCGCGTCCGCCTCCTCCGCGGTGCGGTGGGCGGTGTGCCCCTCGTGCCAGAAGAACTCCGCGGTGCGCAGAAAGAGGCGCGTAGCCTTCTCCCAGCGCACCACGCTGTTCCACTGGACGATGAGCAACGGCAGGTCGCGGTACGACTGAATCCACCTGGCGTACATGGGCATCATGATGGCTTCAGAGGTCGGGCGCACCGCCAGCCGCTCCGCCAGCGGCTCGTCCCCGCCATGCGTCACCCAGGCCACCTGAGGCGCGAACCCCTTGACGTGCGCCGCCTCCTGCCGCAGCAGCGACTCCGGCACCAGCAGGGGGAAAGCGGCGTTCATGTGGCCGGTGGCCTTGAAACGGGCGTCCAGCCAGCGCTGGATTCCCTCCCAGATGGCGTAGCCGTAGGGGCGGATCACCATCATCCCCCGCACCGGCGAGTAGTCGGCCAGCTCCGCCCGCAGGCAGACAGCCGTGTACCAGTCAGAGAAGGCCTCCGCCTTACTTGGGATTTCCTTGACGTACCCGACGGTCATGACCCGGTGCTCCTCTCAGAAAGACTCACACCCCGCCCGAAGGGACGGGGTGTGCCCGTGGTACCACCCTGGTTCCGGCAGGGTTCGCCTGCCGGCACTCTCCCCCGCTCACGGTGGGGCGCCGGCGCGGCTGGATAACCGCGCGCACGGCTCGGAGGATGGGTTCAGCGCCCTGAGCGGACCGGGCTCACACCGTCCCCGGTTCGCTCCGCCGCCAGCGGCGCCTACGCGCCCTCCTCATCGCCAGCATACCTCTACCTTTGTAACAGCACACCAGTTTAAGCGTCAATGCCCGGGCCTCCATCAGGAGGTTGGCCCGTCCTCTGCTCGGTTAGCGCGCTCCAGGGAGTAGAGGTCGCGTGCATTCCCCCCAAGGATCCGCCCGGCCGCCTCCGGGATCTCCTCCTCGGCAAGAAAGCCTTCGGCGGCGATTCGCCGCAGGGCCCGATCCAGGGCCCGCCTCCCGTGAAGGCCACCCAGCCAGAAGAGTTCAGGAATGGAGAACGCGTCCGAGGCGTACAGCACCTTGGTGAGCGGGGCGTGGGCCAGGGCGTCCACCAGGGCCTGGGTGGCGCCATGGGCGAGGAAGGGTACGGCCAGGGACAGGTCAACGTAGACGTGGGCATAGACCGAGGCCAGCCAAGCAGCCTCCGCGACGTATGGATAGCTGTGCAACAAGACGAAACGCACCCTGCGGAAAGCCGGGTACTCAAACACCGGCCGCAGCCAGGCGGGGTTTGCGTAGACCAGATGCAGGTCGGGATCGCCAAACCCGGCGTGGACCTGGACAGGCAGCTCCAGCGGGGCGATGCGCTCTAGAGCCAGCCAGAGCATGGCATCCAGGAGGGGCTTGGCCGTGACCCGGTGCGGTCCGCTCCCCGCCTGCGCCCTCTCGGCTTGAAATGCCGCCTCGAGCGCCTCGGGGCTATGGCGCTCCACCGCCAGGCCGCTGCGGTAGGCGATGATCGTCTTGAAGGCCACCACCCCCTCCCGGGGAGCCTCCTCGATCGCCGCCACGAAGGCATCCTGTAGGGAAGCTAGGGAAGGAGCGGCCGGCAACAGCTCCTGGAGGAGGGCCTCCAGCCGCAACACCGGTGCCGTCCGGCACGGCAGCAGCGCGGCCAGTGCGCCGGGCGCATAGTGATCGCGGGGGCGGAATCCGTAGTCTACCAGCGCAGCGGCCACATTCGCCGCAGCGAAGCATTCCCGCACGAGCTCGGAGAAAGGCATCCGAGATCGCGCTTCCAGTACCGCTTCCTCATCCGCCGCGCATCCGAAGAACTCCGCCAGATCTCGGATGGCACGCCGATAGAAGACGGTGTGGGCAACGTGGTGCCGGGGGACCTCCCCGTCCGGGCTTTCGGTAAAGCAGGCACGATAGGCCTCGACCGTCCGCGGCTGATCCACCAGGAGGGAATGACAGTGGTGGTCGACCAGGGGAATTTCAGCGAATGGCAGCACCTCCGTCGTCCCTTTCATGGCCCCAGCGCCGGACGGCGTTTCAGTACCGCATGAGGTGCTGGCGGATCTCCTCCTCCACCGAGACGTCCTTGAGCGCCAGCCACTCCCCTCTCCGCACGGCCAGATAGGAGGTACCCAGCGGTTCGCCCAGGGCCGTCCACAGCACCTGGTCTTGCTGCAGCGCGGCGATGGCGTCCCCCAGGGAGGCGGGCAGAGGCAGGATGCCCCGGCGGCGGCGCTCTTCGACCGAAAGAGATGCGGGGTCGACCTCGACCGGGTCGCCGGGATGGCGGCGGCGGCGGATGCCGTCCAGCCCGGCGGCGATGACTGCGCCCAGGGCAAGGTAGGGGTTGGCACTAGCGTCGCACGTCTTAAGTTCAAAGTTCATGCTCTCCGGTCCACGCCGCGGAGTAATAACCCGCACGGCCGCCTCGCGGTTCTCCTGACCGTAGCAGGTGAACGCGCCGGCCCAGAACTGCGGCCGGATGCGGCGGTAGGAATTGACGCTGGGAACCGTCAGCGCGCACAGTGCCGGCAGGTGCTCCAGGAGGCCGCCAATGAACCAGTACCCCTCCTCCGAGAGGGACAGTGGATCGGCCGGATCGTAGAGCGCATTCTGCCCCTGTCGCCAGAGGCTGAGGTGGAGGTGGGCGCCGCTGCCCGCCTTGTCCGCCAGCGGTTTGGGGGCGAAAGAGGCCACCAGGTGGTGACGGGCGGCCACGCCGCGCACCACCTCCCGAAAGAGAACTTGCCGATCCGCCGCCTGCAGCGCGGGAGCGTGTCGGATGGTCAGCTCAAACTGGCCGGGCCCGGACTCGGGGTAGAAGAGCTGCGGTTCCAGCCCCATGCGCTGTAGTGTGTCCAGCAGGTTCAGCAGCACGTCGTGAGCCAGGTCGAAGGCCAGCGTCTGCGCGAAGACCGTGTCATCGAGGGGACGATACTCCTCGGGCATCTGGCGGAACAGGTAGAATTCTGTCTCGAAGCTCGCCTCCACGCGCAGGCCCGCCGCAGCGGCCTCCTCGCTCATGCGCCGGAGGAACGTGCGGGGGCAGTGTTCCCAGGCCCGCCCCTCCGCGGTATGAAAGTCTCCCAGGACAACCGCCGCCCCCGGGGCATAGGGCAGGACCGTCAAGGTCTCCATGTCCGGCATCAGCCACACCTCGCCCACCGGGCCCAGCCCCGATTCGGGCAGGACAGCGTCGTACATCAGGGGGAGGGCCTGCTGGGCCACCGAGAAACCAACGCCGGAGGCGACGCAGATGTCGAGACGCTCCGCGGGGACGGCCTTCGCTCGGATCAGGTTGGCATTATCGCAATACGTAAACCGGACGAAGCGGATTCCCTGCTCCTGTGCCCACGTCGCCCAGGTCTGCTTCCCCATCGCTCAGGGTGTGGTCTCACCGGCGAACTGGAAGACTCCCTTCACCACCCTGATCACCGTGACGCTTTTCTTGGGCACGTGCCGCCCGCCCTCGAAGCTGATGGTCCCGGTCACGCCGCGGAATCCCCGCGTTGCCTCCAGGGCGGCCTTGATGGCCTGGGAATCGGCCTTGCCCGCTCGTTTCACCGCGTCCAGGATGAGGTTAAAGGTATCGTACCCCAGCGCTGCAAACGCATTCTCCGGCCCGTGCCGGTACGCCTGCGTGTATGCCTTGACGAAGCTGGCCACCACGGGAGCCTTGCTGGTCAGCGAGACGTGGGTGGTGAAGTGAATGTTGTCGGCCAGCGCCTTGCCCGGGATCTTCACCAGCAGCTCCGTGTCGTAGCCGTCGCCCCCCACAATGGGAATCTTGATGCCCGCGGAACGGATCTGGCGTACGACCAGCCCGATATCATCAGGGACGGCTGAGATAAACAAGGCGTCGGGCGCCGGCGAGATGCGCCGCAGGCGGGTGATCTGTGCGGAGTAGTCCTTGTCGCCACTCTGATAGACGTCCTCGGCAACGACCGCACCGCCGAGTTCCAGCAGCTTCTGCTTGTAGAACTTGGTCAGGGTGAGGGTGTAGTCGTAGGCCTTGTCGGTCATGATCCAGACGCGCTTGGCCTTCAGCGTGCGCACCGTGTAGATGGCGCCCACGAACGCCTGAGCGTCATCGGTGAAAGGGGCCATGAAGGCGTAGTCGCCA comes from Armatimonadota bacterium and encodes:
- a CDS encoding IS21 family transposase, which gives rise to MARLLRGEDVDEIREMRRQGLSITDIAELTGFDRKRVHKWLLQTGPPRYGPRAPRPNKLDPYKPY
- a CDS encoding YbaK/EbsC family protein translates to MSRLFGQTLRAAPAEVRLESYRLLLRAGYVRPLAAATFGYLPLGVRVIRRIEQVLRGELEAIGGQEVVLPLPAPFEEAVARLAQSEVHSYRQLPRLLYRIRTGPGGDSPGPGGPLRTGEAAVVEAATLDADEAGLERQHPQLFWACDRLFRRVGLPGVIAVAANGEMTGESRGRAFVYLTEIGEETVVLCDRCGYAATRRAARCAKPIPQPEAPRPAEPVATPHAETIAALAQVLGVPPSRTAKVVLYQATVPGEGVGETREVLVMGIVRGDMSLDEGKLARAIGARRLRPAAAETIRAAGAVPGYASPVGLARGSVLVVVDDLVAASANLVAGANREGFHLRNVNVGRDFLPDAVVDLVEVQEGAPCVRCGQALRLVQGVEVGHIRPPGAHLTQALGAYYVDAEGQRHPVVMGSCGIDIGRLLECLAEAHHDSSGLRWPASVAPYEVHLVRLAGREPEVAARSDELYVTLTEAGVEVLYDDREGSAGVKFTDADLIGLPLRLTVSGRTLRQGGVELKARDEQASRLIPWEGVLAAVRQDLERRRAAAVAPRPGIAHPEAEMG
- the proS gene encoding proline--tRNA ligase; the encoded protein is MTVGYVKEIPSKAEAFSDWYTAVCLRAELADYSPVRGMMVIRPYGYAIWEGIQRWLDARFKATGHMNAAFPLLVPESLLRQEAAHVKGFAPQVAWVTHGGDEPLAERLAVRPTSEAIMMPMYARWIQSYRDLPLLIVQWNSVVRWEKATRLFLRTAEFFWHEGHTAHRTAEEADAECRLILGIYKEFVENVLAIPLLVGRKPPSERFAGADWTYTLEALMPDGQAIQAGTTHFLGQNFGRAFNVKFLDEDNQEKYVWTTSWAISTRIIGALIMAHGDDRGLVLPPQIAPYQVVIVPIPGRDGAAVQERAAALAAQLGERFRVKLDDRDQYTPGWKFNEWEMRGVPLRVEIGPRDVAQNQVVLVRRTGLAREAVSLDGLPATVERILREIQDELMARARRFLQEHISDAQTVDEVAALIEARRGFVRVGWCEMPSCEETLRERSGASPRVIPLDDRPTGACVVCGMPAGATVYYARAY
- a CDS encoding amidohydrolase family protein, whose product is MLPFAEIPLVDHHCHSLLVDQPRTVEAYRACFTESPDGEVPRHHVAHTVFYRRAIRDLAEFFGCAADEEAVLEARSRMPFSELVRECFAAANVAAALVDYGFRPRDHYAPGALAALLPCRTAPVLRLEALLQELLPAAPSLASLQDAFVAAIEEAPREGVVAFKTIIAYRSGLAVERHSPEALEAAFQAERAQAGSGPHRVTAKPLLDAMLWLALERIAPLELPVQVHAGFGDPDLHLVYANPAWLRPVFEYPAFRRVRFVLLHSYPYVAEAAWLASVYAHVYVDLSLAVPFLAHGATQALVDALAHAPLTKVLYASDAFSIPELFWLGGLHGRRALDRALRRIAAEGFLAEEEIPEAAGRILGGNARDLYSLERANRAEDGPTS
- a CDS encoding glutamine synthetase family protein; the protein is MGKQTWATWAQEQGIRFVRFTYCDNANLIRAKAVPAERLDICVASGVGFSVAQQALPLMYDAVLPESGLGPVGEVWLMPDMETLTVLPYAPGAAVVLGDFHTAEGRAWEHCPRTFLRRMSEEAAAAGLRVEASFETEFYLFRQMPEEYRPLDDTVFAQTLAFDLAHDVLLNLLDTLQRMGLEPQLFYPESGPGQFELTIRHAPALQAADRQVLFREVVRGVAARHHLVASFAPKPLADKAGSGAHLHLSLWRQGQNALYDPADPLSLSEEGYWFIGGLLEHLPALCALTVPSVNSYRRIRPQFWAGAFTCYGQENREAAVRVITPRRGPESMNFELKTCDASANPYLALGAVIAAGLDGIRRRRHPGDPVEVDPASLSVEERRRRGILPLPASLGDAIAALQQDQVLWTALGEPLGTSYLAVRRGEWLALKDVSVEEEIRQHLMRY
- a CDS encoding ABC transporter substrate-binding protein, whose product is MRRISALAILVVLAALAPPVVAQQPSLKVGALYNVTGGMSSIDAPGLNGAKLAVREWNARGGVLGRRIVLAAEDGKTDQTVVATAMSRLINVQKVVVVGGLNDSTFALAAGPIAQKARIPFVIAGATLPNLPDQIGDYAFMAPFTDDAQAFVGAIYTVRTLKAKRVWIMTDKAYDYTLTLTKFYKQKLLELGGAVVAEDVYQSGDKDYSAQITRLRRISPAPDALFISAVPDDIGLVVRQIRSAGIKIPIVGGDGYDTELLVKIPGKALADNIHFTTHVSLTSKAPVVASFVKAYTQAYRHGPENAFAALGYDTFNLILDAVKRAGKADSQAIKAALEATRGFRGVTGTISFEGGRHVPKKSVTVIRVVKGVFQFAGETTP